A stretch of Camelina sativa cultivar DH55 chromosome 18, Cs, whole genome shotgun sequence DNA encodes these proteins:
- the LOC104763049 gene encoding uncharacterized protein LOC104763049: MREQVSRPSASETPSFLKILKIMKDLGAEYFRGGSNTFEAYQWLQNMEKNFDTTRCQEDYKKDVAVYYLKDDASEWWTSVRRHYGQRNPTWTEFRKEFEGKYFPSEARDKLENEFINMERGQKSVRELESIFTRLRKYVYRGQEDEAVMAHHFLRALRPDIENRLMSVTYQRVDELVERAVNVEMNIEM; encoded by the coding sequence ATGAGAGAACAAGTGTCACGCCCAAGTGCATCAGAGACCCCGAGCTTCCTGAAGATTTTGAAAATCATGAAAGATTTGGGAGCCGAGTATTTTAGAGGAGGATCAAACACGTTTGAAGCATATCAATGGTTGCAAAACATGGAGAAGAATTTTGACACAACCCGATGCCAAGAAGACTATAAGAAAGACGTTGCAGTATACTACCTGAAGGATGACGCTAGTGAATGGTGGACCAGCGTGAGGAGACACTACGGTCAAAGGAATCCAACATGGACAGAGTTTCGAAAGGAGTTTGAAGGAAAGTATTTTCCATCGGAGGCCAGAGACAAATTGGAGAATGAGTTTATAAACATGGAGCGAGGCCAGAAGAGCGTTCGAGAACTGGAGTCAATCTTTACTCGACTGCGAAAGTATGTGTACCGAGgacaagaagatgaagcagtTATGGCACACCACTTTTTACGTGCGCTACGACCAGACATCGAGAATAGGCTCATGTCTGTAACTTACCAACGAGTTGATGAGTTGGTTGAGAGAGCTGTGAACGTGGAGATGAACATAGAGATGTAG